The following coding sequences lie in one Spinacia oleracea cultivar Varoflay chromosome 1, BTI_SOV_V1, whole genome shotgun sequence genomic window:
- the LOC110802199 gene encoding probable aquaporin PIP1-4, whose protein sequence is MEGKDEDVRLGANKYGEKQGLGTVAQDRDYKEPPPAPLFEPGELTSWSFYRAGIAEFIATFLFLYISILTVMGYSRADNKCKTVGIQGIAWAFGGMIFALVYCTAGISGGHINPAVTFGLFLARKLSLTRAVFYMIMQCLGAICGAGVVKGFQPGPYQVGGGGSNYVHHGYTKGSGLGAEIVGTFVLVYTVFSATDAKRSARDSHVPILAPLPIGFAVFLVHLATIPITGTGINPARSLGTAIIYNKQINNWNDHWIFWVGPFIGAALAAVYHTVVIRAIPFKSK, encoded by the exons ATGGAGGGCAAAGATGAAGATGTTAGACTCGGAGCTAACAAGTACGGGGAGAAGCAAGGGTTGGGTACGGTGGCGCAAGACAGAGACTACAAGGAGCCACCACCAGCGCCGCTGTTTGAGCCCGGAGAGCTGACGTCATGGTCATTTTACAGGGCCGGAATTGCGGAGTTTATTGCAACATTCTTGTTCCTTTACATCAGTATTTTGACGGTTATGGGGTACAGCCGTGCTGATAACAAGTGTAAAACTGTTGGTATTCAGGGTATTGCCTGGGCTTTTGGTGGAATGATCTTTGCCCTTGTTTACTGTACTGCTGGAATTTCTG GAGGTCACATTAACCCAGCAGTAACATTCGGATTGTTCTTGGCAAGGAAATTGTCGTTGACAAGAGCAGTGTTCTACATGATTATGCAATGTTTAGGTGCCATTTGTGGTGCTGGTGTGGTTAAGGGATTCCAACCCGGGCCCTACCAGGTCGGTGGTGGAGGATCTAACTATGTTCACCATGGTTACACCAAGGGATCAGGCCTTGGTGCTGAGATTGTTGGTACCTTCGTCCTTGTCTACACCGTCTTCTCTGCCACTGACGCCAAGAGAAGCGCTAGGGACTCTCATGTTCCT ATCTTGGCACCCCTCCCAATCGGGTTCGCTGTGTTCTTGGTTCACTTGGCCACCATCCCCATTACCGGCACCGGTATCAACCCTGCTAGGAGTCTTGGTACCGCTATCATCTACAACAAACAAATTAACAACTGGAACGACCAC TGGATCTTCTGGGTGGGACCATTCATTGGAGCAGCATTGGCAGCTGTTTACCACACAGTGGTGATTAGGGCAATCCCTTTCAAATCCAAGTAA